A genomic stretch from Candidatus Latescibacterota bacterium includes:
- a CDS encoding VOC family protein, translating into MKNPVVWWEINAKDGEALSAFYRRVFEWEMPKDESSGIWELNAEKRPGTIGGGIFTGKGALPTHRCIYVQVLDIEEVCARAREAGREILQGPFALSGVGRLAFFTDPEGHMLGLIEPEPRAS; encoded by the coding sequence GTGAAGAACCCCGTGGTCTGGTGGGAGATCAACGCGAAGGACGGCGAGGCGCTCTCGGCCTTCTACCGCCGCGTCTTCGAGTGGGAGATGCCCAAGGACGAGTCGTCCGGCATCTGGGAGCTGAACGCCGAGAAGCGGCCGGGCACGATCGGCGGGGGCATCTTCACCGGCAAGGGCGCCCTGCCCACGCACCGCTGCATCTACGTGCAGGTGTTGGACATCGAGGAAGTCTGCGCCCGCGCCCGCGAGGCCGGCCGCGAGATCCTGCAGGGGCCCTTCGCGCTGTCGGGGGTCGGGCGGCTGGCCTTCTTCACCGATCCCGAAGGCCACATGCTGGGGCTGATCGAGCCGGAGCCCAGGGCCAGCTGA
- the metH gene encoding methionine synthase: MRPDATDALRALMAERILVLDGAMGSLIQGLGFGEAEFRGERYRDHPRDLKGDNDALCLTQPDAIRRIHDQYLDAGADIICTNTFNATAISQADYGLEADCEAMNRAAAELARAACDAAEAADPARRRFVAGSLGPTNKTLSLSPRVEDPGYRAVTFEQVRDAYYAAARGLADGGADILLVETIFDTLNAKAAIVALERLFAERGARLPVMLSVTVTDRSQRTLSGQTLEAFWASVAHARPLSVGLNCSFGAREIHPALADLASFAPVPVSVYPNAGLPNAFGGYDEKPADTASLIQEMAREGLVNLVGGCCGTTPAHVAALAAAVKGIAPRPFPLEAPLPRPSRFSGLEPQTIREDSNFFMVGERTNVAGSRRFARLIREEDYEGALEVARQQVQGGANMLDVNMDDGLIDGPAAMTRFLQLLAAEPEIATLPVMVDSSRWEVLEAGIKCLQGKGAVNSLSLKDGEALFLERARIVREHGAAVVVMAFDEHGQADTVDRKVEILGRAYDLLTGQAGFAPEDIILDPNVLAVATGLVEHEEYALAFLQSLPRLKARCPGARISGGISNLSFAFRGNDTVREAMHAIFLSEAIAAGLDMGIVNAGQLALTEEVEPALRERVEDVLFRRRPDATERLIRFAEGVDAKALRATEEAAWRQGDVAERLAYALRHGILDHLDADLEEALAAFGAPLAVIEGPLMDGMNEVGELFGAGKMFLPQVVKSARVMKRAVAVLEPLLEKDAAGGASRGTVLMATVKGDVHDIGKNIVGVVLGCNGYRVVDLGVMVPAATLLDRAVEEKADIVGLSGLITPSLDEMAQVAAAMERRGLQQPLLIGGATTSPLHTAVKIAPEYSGGVVWVKDASRAVGVVGRLLDPGAASDFLADTAGEQERLRASRRGEGKRLLTLAAARANRPRLDWGAYAPPRPSFTGLREVAPRLEELVPYIDWTPFFFAWDLRGRFPGILDHPEQGHAARELYADGRAMLEVIVEEARLTARGVYGFWPARSEGDDLVLLDAESQGAAHLRLPMLRQQGEKAPEKRHFCLADFVAPQGDFLGAFAVTAGLGTDELVRHYQRKGDDYRALLSKALADRLAEAFAEWLHERAREDWGVGESPRWPLERLLREDYRGIRPAFGYPACPDHALKFPLFELLEAGRQGLSLTENAAMLPAASVSGLYFAHPEARYFDVGRLAQDQLADYAARRGVPVEEVERWLSYRLVDAATSRS; the protein is encoded by the coding sequence ATGCGTCCCGACGCCACCGACGCCCTGCGCGCCCTGATGGCCGAGCGGATCCTGGTTCTGGACGGCGCCATGGGCTCGCTGATCCAGGGCCTCGGCTTCGGCGAGGCGGAGTTCCGCGGCGAGCGCTACCGCGACCATCCCCGCGACCTGAAGGGCGACAACGACGCGCTCTGCCTCACGCAGCCGGACGCCATCCGCCGCATCCACGACCAGTATCTCGACGCCGGCGCGGACATCATCTGCACGAACACCTTCAACGCCACGGCCATCAGCCAGGCGGACTACGGGCTCGAAGCGGACTGCGAGGCCATGAACCGCGCGGCCGCCGAGCTCGCGCGCGCGGCCTGCGATGCCGCGGAGGCCGCCGACCCCGCGCGCCGGCGTTTCGTGGCGGGCAGCCTCGGTCCCACGAACAAGACGCTGTCGCTGTCTCCGCGCGTCGAGGATCCGGGCTATCGCGCCGTGACCTTCGAGCAGGTGCGGGACGCCTACTACGCCGCGGCGCGCGGCTTGGCGGACGGCGGCGCGGACATCCTGCTGGTGGAGACCATCTTCGACACGCTGAACGCCAAGGCGGCGATCGTGGCGCTGGAGCGGCTCTTCGCGGAGCGCGGCGCGCGTTTGCCGGTGATGCTCTCCGTCACCGTGACCGACCGCTCGCAGCGGACGCTGTCGGGTCAGACCCTCGAGGCCTTCTGGGCCTCGGTGGCGCATGCGCGTCCGCTGAGCGTCGGACTCAACTGCAGCTTCGGGGCGCGGGAGATCCATCCGGCGCTGGCGGATCTGGCGAGTTTCGCGCCGGTGCCGGTGAGCGTCTATCCCAACGCGGGCCTGCCCAACGCCTTCGGCGGCTACGACGAGAAGCCAGCAGACACAGCGTCGTTGATACAAGAGATGGCGCGGGAGGGACTGGTCAACCTGGTGGGCGGCTGCTGCGGCACCACGCCGGCGCACGTCGCGGCGCTGGCCGCGGCCGTGAAGGGGATCGCGCCGCGGCCCTTCCCGCTGGAGGCGCCGTTGCCCCGCCCCAGCCGATTCAGCGGACTCGAGCCGCAGACGATCCGCGAGGACAGCAACTTCTTCATGGTGGGCGAGCGCACCAACGTGGCCGGCTCGCGGCGCTTCGCGCGGCTGATCCGCGAGGAGGACTACGAGGGCGCGCTGGAGGTGGCCCGCCAGCAGGTGCAGGGCGGCGCCAACATGCTGGACGTGAACATGGACGACGGGCTCATCGACGGCCCCGCCGCCATGACGCGCTTCCTCCAGCTCCTGGCCGCCGAACCCGAGATCGCGACGCTGCCGGTGATGGTCGACTCCTCGCGCTGGGAGGTGCTCGAAGCCGGCATCAAGTGCCTGCAGGGCAAGGGCGCGGTGAACTCACTCAGCCTCAAGGACGGCGAGGCGCTCTTCCTCGAGCGCGCGCGGATCGTGCGCGAGCACGGCGCGGCCGTGGTGGTGATGGCCTTCGACGAGCACGGCCAGGCCGACACCGTGGACCGCAAGGTGGAGATCCTCGGGCGCGCCTACGACCTGCTCACGGGGCAGGCGGGTTTCGCGCCGGAGGACATCATCCTCGATCCCAACGTGCTGGCCGTGGCCACGGGGCTCGTCGAGCACGAGGAGTACGCGCTGGCCTTCCTGCAGTCGCTGCCGCGGCTGAAGGCGCGTTGCCCGGGGGCGCGGATCAGCGGGGGAATCAGCAACCTGTCCTTCGCCTTCCGCGGCAACGACACGGTGCGCGAAGCCATGCACGCGATCTTCCTCAGCGAGGCGATCGCGGCGGGGCTCGACATGGGCATCGTGAATGCGGGACAGCTGGCGCTGACGGAAGAGGTGGAGCCCGCCCTGCGCGAGCGCGTGGAGGACGTGCTCTTCCGCCGCCGTCCCGACGCCACCGAGCGCCTCATCCGCTTCGCCGAGGGCGTGGACGCCAAGGCGCTCCGCGCCACCGAGGAGGCGGCGTGGCGGCAGGGGGACGTCGCCGAGCGCCTTGCCTACGCGCTGCGCCACGGCATCCTCGATCATCTCGACGCGGATCTCGAGGAGGCGCTCGCGGCCTTCGGCGCGCCGCTGGCCGTGATCGAAGGTCCGCTCATGGACGGCATGAACGAGGTGGGCGAACTCTTCGGCGCGGGCAAGATGTTCCTGCCCCAGGTCGTGAAGAGCGCGCGCGTGATGAAGCGCGCGGTGGCCGTGCTCGAGCCGCTCCTGGAGAAGGACGCCGCCGGCGGCGCGAGCCGCGGCACGGTGCTCATGGCCACGGTGAAGGGCGACGTGCACGACATCGGCAAGAACATCGTGGGCGTAGTGCTCGGCTGCAACGGCTACCGCGTGGTGGACCTGGGCGTCATGGTGCCGGCGGCGACGCTGCTGGACCGGGCCGTGGAGGAGAAGGCGGACATCGTGGGGCTGAGCGGGCTCATCACCCCGAGCCTCGACGAGATGGCCCAGGTGGCCGCCGCGATGGAGCGCCGCGGCCTGCAGCAGCCGCTGCTCATCGGCGGTGCGACCACGAGTCCGTTGCACACGGCGGTCAAGATCGCGCCGGAGTACTCGGGCGGGGTGGTCTGGGTGAAGGACGCGAGCCGCGCCGTGGGTGTGGTGGGGCGTCTGCTGGATCCTGGCGCCGCTTCGGACTTCCTCGCCGACACGGCGGGCGAGCAGGAGCGCCTGCGCGCATCGCGACGCGGCGAAGGCAAGCGGCTGCTGACGCTCGCGGCGGCGCGGGCGAATCGCCCTCGGCTCGACTGGGGCGCCTACGCGCCGCCCAGGCCGAGCTTCACCGGCCTGCGCGAGGTGGCGCCGCGCCTGGAGGAGCTCGTCCCCTACATCGACTGGACGCCCTTCTTCTTCGCCTGGGATCTGCGCGGCCGCTTCCCGGGGATCCTCGATCACCCCGAGCAGGGCCACGCCGCACGCGAGCTCTACGCGGATGGCCGCGCGATGCTCGAGGTGATCGTCGAGGAGGCGCGGCTCACGGCGCGGGGCGTCTACGGCTTCTGGCCGGCGCGGAGCGAGGGCGACGATCTGGTGCTGCTCGATGCAGAGTCGCAGGGCGCCGCACACCTGCGCCTGCCCATGCTCCGGCAGCAGGGCGAGAAGGCGCCCGAGAAGCGGCACTTCTGTCTGGCGGACTTCGTCGCGCCGCAGGGCGACTTCCTGGGCGCCTTCGCGGTGACCGCCGGACTGGGCACGGACGAGCTCGTGCGCCACTACCAGCGCAAGGGCGACGACTACCGCGCCCTGCTCAGCAAGGCGCTGGCCGACCGCCTCGCCGAGGCCTTCGCGGAGTGGCTGCACGAGCGCGCGCGCGAGGACTGGGGCGTGGGCGAGTCGCCGCGCTGGCCGCTGGAGCGACTGCTGCGCGAGGACTACCGCGGCATCCGGCCCGCCTTCGGCTACCCGGCCTGCCCCGACCACGCGCTCAAGTTCCCGCTCTTCGAACTGCTCGAGGCGGGACGCCAGGGCCTGTCGCTCACGGAGAACGCCGCCATGCTCCCCGCGGCCAGCGTGAGCGGGCTCTACTTCGCGCATCCCGAGGCGCGCTACTTCGACGTGGGCCGCCTGGCCCAGGATCAGCTCGCGGACTATGCGGCGCGCCGCGGCGTGCCGGTGGAGGAGGTGGAGCGCTGGCTCTCCTACCGGCTGGTGGACGCGGCGACGTCGCGCAGCTAG
- a CDS encoding T9SS type A sorting domain-containing protein, translated as MKGLAFLLLLIPAAASAATHRVPSDYATIQAGIDACSEGDTVLVAPGTYTGAGNRDLNFHGVNLVLTSEAGPEVTVVDCELQSRALTLSSGETEGTLVEGFTIANGRATWGGAILCSQVSVSFRDLVLVHNASDQHPYGGTGGAIRCDRSAVALERVKFVENTAWARSDSWFGTRYALGGGLFAYSSQITMDHVEFRGNLAYNEVLGYDECCPYSDGGGAFLSGGSNVLRNCVFVNNVASVQDTPYSAASTGGALWSSGEASIENCVFSSNAADAAAAVLAGSHTTLTASAFVYNTESDAVHAVDPSQVTCCVFWANDGSDAAFEGMGGNLLADPMFCDLPGGNFRVGSDSPCLPENNDCGVLIGAFGAGCDNTPVLLASFTAAPAAGAVDLTWQASLGEFRLTAAAGETTWDVSWAATGEGRYSVRDTAPQLAPGGEFVYTLEGREPGETWQLLRALTVNVPPAFVTRLLEPHPNPFNPKVTVPFSLAAPGRVRVEIFDLAGRRVATLVDRHFESGAHDLTWDGADQASGVYLLRFTSAGHTESKRLVLLR; from the coding sequence ATGAAAGGGCTCGCGTTCCTGCTTTTGCTGATACCAGCCGCCGCCAGTGCGGCGACCCACCGTGTGCCGTCGGACTACGCCACGATCCAGGCGGGCATCGACGCCTGCTCCGAGGGCGACACGGTGCTGGTGGCGCCGGGGACGTACACGGGGGCGGGGAATCGCGACCTGAACTTCCATGGGGTGAATCTCGTGCTCACCTCGGAGGCCGGGCCGGAGGTGACAGTAGTCGACTGCGAGCTGCAGAGCCGCGCACTTACGCTCTCCAGCGGCGAGACTGAAGGCACTCTGGTCGAGGGCTTCACGATTGCGAACGGCAGAGCGACGTGGGGAGGTGCGATCCTGTGCAGCCAAGTCTCCGTGAGCTTCCGGGACTTGGTTTTGGTTCACAACGCTTCGGACCAGCACCCCTACGGGGGGACGGGTGGCGCCATAAGGTGTGATAGATCAGCCGTTGCTCTCGAAAGGGTGAAGTTCGTCGAGAACACGGCATGGGCTCGGTCCGACAGCTGGTTCGGGACTCGGTACGCCCTAGGGGGCGGCCTTTTTGCCTACAGTTCGCAGATCACGATGGACCACGTCGAGTTCCGCGGGAATCTGGCCTACAACGAAGTGCTTGGCTATGACGAGTGCTGCCCCTACTCAGACGGAGGCGGTGCCTTCCTGTCTGGCGGCTCCAATGTCCTTCGCAACTGCGTCTTCGTGAACAACGTCGCGTCGGTGCAGGATACGCCGTACAGCGCCGCCTCGACAGGTGGCGCCCTCTGGAGTAGCGGGGAGGCTTCCATCGAGAACTGCGTCTTTTCCAGCAATGCGGCGGATGCTGCTGCGGCCGTCCTGGCTGGTTCACATACGACGCTCACGGCGAGTGCCTTTGTCTACAACACCGAGAGCGATGCCGTTCATGCGGTGGATCCATCGCAAGTGACATGCTGTGTGTTCTGGGCGAATGACGGCAGCGATGCTGCTTTCGAGGGCATGGGGGGCAACTTGCTTGCAGACCCGATGTTTTGCGATCTGCCCGGCGGGAACTTTCGTGTCGGTTCTGATTCCCCCTGCCTGCCGGAGAACAACGACTGCGGCGTGCTGATCGGCGCCTTCGGCGCGGGCTGTGACAACACGCCCGTTCTTCTCGCCAGCTTCACGGCGGCTCCCGCCGCCGGCGCGGTAGACCTGACGTGGCAGGCCAGCCTCGGCGAGTTCCGTCTCACCGCGGCCGCCGGCGAAACCACCTGGGACGTCTCTTGGGCGGCTACCGGCGAGGGCCGCTACTCCGTCCGCGACACCGCCCCCCAACTCGCCCCCGGGGGCGAGTTCGTCTACACGCTGGAGGGCCGCGAGCCCGGCGAGACCTGGCAGCTGCTACGGGCCCTCACCGTGAACGTGCCGCCGGCCTTCGTCACGCGCCTGCTGGAGCCCCACCCGAATCCCTTCAACCCGAAGGTCACCGTGCCGTTCTCGTTGGCCGCGCCGGGGCGCGTGCGCGTGGAGATCTTCGATTTGGCCGGCCGGCGCGTCGCCACGCTGGTCGACCGGCACTTCGAAAGCGGCGCCCACGACCTGACCTGGGACGGCGCCGACCAGGCCAGCGGGGTCTATCTGCTGCGCTTCACGTCGGCGGGACACACCGAATCCAAGCGTCTCGTACTGCTGCGATGA
- a CDS encoding bifunctional homocysteine S-methyltransferase/methylenetetrahydrofolate reductase, with product MRAAFKRRLDEGVLLFDGAMGTTLYDRGVHLGRCFDALNLDDPDLVQGVHADYLRAGAQVLQTNTFGANVFKLGRHHLADSMADINRRGAALAKEIAAGRPGVMAAGSMGPLGVKLEPWGPTSREEARAAFASQAAALVDGGVDLFVLETFADPGELAEAIRGVRQAAADLPIVAQLTLGEEGLTLYGAPLADVVPFVLAAGPDAIGLNCTVGPELMLEALEALAGLTDLPLSVQPNAGYPKRMEERYFYLSSPDYFARYGKRFVEAGARIVGGCCGTTPDHIAALSRSLRAVSPSHPTHAVPLAPPPRMKQVEPVPMPAKSKLATKIAAGEKVCSVELLPPRGWELDKLLALTADMAAAGFDAVNIPDGPRATARLSPMATAVRIASELEGIEPVLHYVCRDRNLLGMQADLLGAYALGLRNLLLITGDPPVQGDYPQATPVFDVDSIGLTNLVHRLNHGYDVGGRAIGPPTGFLIGVGANPTALNIEREIERFRWKVDAGAEYAVTQPVFDLAPLRAFLAAVADVRVPVLAGIWPLQSLRNAEFLANEVPGVSIPADVMARMRAVAGDPEAERAEGLAIALEMSRAVLGEVEGLQISAPFNRGEVARRMLEELQPDLAAANRRGR from the coding sequence GTGCGCGCGGCGTTCAAGCGGCGGCTGGACGAAGGCGTCCTCCTCTTCGACGGCGCCATGGGCACCACGCTCTACGACCGCGGGGTGCACCTGGGCCGCTGCTTCGACGCGCTCAACCTCGACGACCCCGACCTCGTGCAGGGCGTCCACGCGGACTACCTGCGCGCGGGCGCCCAGGTGCTGCAGACCAACACCTTCGGCGCGAACGTGTTCAAGCTGGGCCGTCACCACCTGGCCGACAGCATGGCCGACATCAACCGCCGCGGCGCGGCCCTGGCCAAGGAGATCGCCGCCGGCCGCCCGGGCGTGATGGCGGCGGGCAGCATGGGGCCGCTGGGCGTCAAGCTCGAGCCGTGGGGGCCCACCAGCCGCGAGGAGGCCCGCGCGGCCTTCGCGAGCCAGGCGGCCGCGCTGGTGGACGGCGGCGTGGACCTCTTCGTGCTGGAGACCTTCGCCGACCCGGGCGAGCTGGCCGAGGCGATCCGCGGCGTGCGCCAGGCCGCGGCCGATCTGCCGATCGTCGCGCAGCTCACGCTGGGCGAGGAGGGGCTCACGCTCTACGGCGCACCGCTGGCGGACGTGGTTCCCTTCGTGCTGGCCGCCGGCCCCGACGCCATCGGCCTCAACTGCACCGTCGGCCCCGAGCTCATGCTCGAGGCGCTGGAGGCGCTGGCGGGGCTCACGGATCTCCCGCTCAGCGTGCAGCCCAACGCCGGCTATCCCAAGCGGATGGAAGAGCGCTACTTCTACCTGTCCAGCCCGGACTACTTCGCGCGCTACGGCAAGCGCTTCGTGGAGGCCGGCGCGCGCATCGTGGGCGGCTGCTGCGGCACGACGCCGGATCACATCGCCGCGCTCTCGCGCAGCCTGCGCGCGGTGTCGCCGAGCCATCCCACGCACGCCGTGCCGCTGGCGCCGCCGCCGCGCATGAAGCAGGTGGAGCCGGTGCCGATGCCGGCGAAGAGCAAGCTCGCAACGAAGATCGCGGCGGGCGAAAAGGTCTGCAGCGTGGAGCTGCTGCCGCCACGCGGCTGGGAGCTGGACAAGCTGCTCGCCCTGACCGCCGACATGGCCGCGGCGGGCTTCGACGCCGTGAACATCCCTGACGGTCCCCGCGCCACGGCGCGGCTCAGCCCCATGGCCACGGCGGTGCGCATCGCGAGCGAGCTCGAGGGCATCGAGCCGGTGCTGCACTACGTCTGCCGCGATCGCAACCTGCTGGGCATGCAGGCCGACCTGCTCGGCGCCTACGCGCTGGGCCTGCGGAACCTGCTGCTCATCACCGGCGATCCGCCGGTGCAGGGCGACTACCCGCAGGCCACGCCGGTCTTCGACGTGGACTCGATCGGCCTGACGAATCTGGTCCACCGGCTCAACCATGGCTACGACGTGGGCGGCCGCGCCATCGGCCCGCCCACGGGCTTCCTCATCGGCGTGGGGGCGAACCCGACGGCGCTGAACATCGAGCGCGAGATCGAGCGCTTCCGCTGGAAGGTGGACGCGGGGGCCGAGTACGCCGTCACGCAGCCGGTCTTCGACCTGGCGCCGCTGCGCGCCTTCCTCGCCGCGGTGGCCGACGTGCGCGTCCCCGTGCTCGCGGGCATCTGGCCGCTGCAGTCGCTGCGCAACGCCGAGTTCCTGGCCAACGAGGTGCCGGGCGTGAGCATCCCCGCGGACGTGATGGCGCGCATGCGCGCCGTGGCCGGCGATCCCGAGGCCGAGCGGGCCGAGGGGCTGGCCATCGCGCTGGAGATGAGCCGCGCGGTGCTGGGCGAGGTGGAGGGCCTGCAGATCAGCGCGCCTTTCAATCGCGGCGAGGTGGCCCGGCGCATGCTCGAGGAACTGCAGCCGGACCTGGCCGCCGCCAACCGGAGGGGCCGCTGA
- a CDS encoding NYN domain-containing protein, with the protein MRLPHAAQQAHPGTGIDLRPDPCQIPASRRPCRGGRIPLVWNGGAVNGTRSERQLALFIDFDNVALGKNARSRATKFDIKPVTDRLLEKGKIVFKKAYADWSRYPKDKDALHSAGIELIEIPKPRISGKNSADIRLVVDAMELCYAKEHIDTFVIVSGDSDITPLVNKLRENRRVIVGMALKEAASDLLVGACDEFIFLEDLGKTSEPKAALDKLAKVPQGKQKVFALLISTVTALMREGRETVYGSLVKDTMKRKQPTFNEQGYGYSTFGDLLEDAAELELIQLSRDKTAGNTYVVSGLGPGAKGR; encoded by the coding sequence ATGCGCCTTCCGCACGCAGCGCAGCAAGCACATCCCGGGACGGGCATTGACCTCCGCCCGGACCCGTGCCAGATTCCTGCCAGCCGCCGGCCCTGCCGGGGCGGGCGCATCCCTCTAGTTTGGAATGGAGGTGCCGTGAACGGTACCCGCTCGGAGCGCCAGCTGGCGCTCTTCATCGACTTCGACAACGTGGCCCTGGGCAAGAACGCCCGGAGCCGTGCGACCAAGTTCGACATCAAGCCCGTCACCGATCGTCTGCTCGAGAAGGGCAAGATCGTCTTCAAGAAGGCCTACGCCGACTGGTCGCGCTATCCCAAGGACAAGGACGCCCTGCACAGCGCCGGCATCGAGCTGATCGAGATTCCCAAGCCGCGCATCTCGGGCAAGAACAGCGCGGACATCCGCCTGGTGGTGGACGCCATGGAGCTCTGCTACGCGAAGGAGCACATCGACACCTTCGTGATCGTCAGCGGCGACAGCGACATCACCCCGCTCGTGAACAAGCTGCGCGAGAACCGGCGCGTCATCGTGGGCATGGCGCTCAAGGAAGCGGCCAGCGACCTGCTGGTGGGGGCCTGCGACGAGTTCATCTTCCTCGAGGACCTCGGCAAGACCAGCGAGCCGAAGGCGGCGCTGGACAAGCTCGCGAAGGTGCCGCAGGGCAAGCAGAAGGTCTTCGCCCTGCTCATCTCCACGGTGACCGCGCTCATGCGCGAAGGCCGCGAGACGGTCTATGGCTCGCTCGTCAAGGACACCATGAAGCGCAAGCAGCCCACCTTCAACGAGCAGGGCTACGGCTACTCCACCTTCGGCGACCTGCTGGAGGACGCCGCCGAGCTGGAGCTGATCCAGCTCTCGCGCGACAAGACCGCGGGCAACACCTACGTCGTGTCGGGGCTCGGCCCCGGAGCGAAGGGCCGCTAG
- a CDS encoding T9SS type A sorting domain-containing protein, protein MRAVACCLPLLLLFAGSATAATHRVPGEFATIQAGIDACAEGDTVLVAPGTYTGVGNRDLSFHGVNLVLTSEAGVEATVIDAEGAGRVIYFGQGEDVRSVVEGFTLLDGSNPFGGCVACEGSSPTLRKLVIEGGFSSGYYGGSGGGVGLDGSQAVLEDLLVRGNQAGHCTAWIGTGGGLAAYDSAPTLRRVRFEQNLAMASDQTGECCPAPYGGGAYFTRSTPAMEDVVFHDNHAEACYAAEPMGGGMFIRGSASIRGATFVGNTCSLGFGSAIYCTEGEVELERAIIAFNDVGAYSPHEAVWGTVSTVCCLAYGNVPWDWIGGLLGQGDLPGNLSENPMFCDLAGGDLRLGPASPCLPINNDCGVLIGAFGAGCENTPVLLASFTAAPAAGAVDLTWQASLGEFRLTAAAGEATWDVPWAATAEAVYAARDVSPQLAPGGGFVYTLEGREPGETWQLLRALTVTVPPAFATRLFEPHPNPFNPKVTVPFSLAAPGRVRVEIFDLAGRRVATLADRTFTAGAHDLSWDGGDQASGVYLLRFTSAGHTESKRLVLLR, encoded by the coding sequence ATGCGCGCCGTTGCCTGCTGCCTTCCGCTGCTTCTCCTCTTCGCCGGCTCAGCCACCGCCGCCACGCACCGCGTGCCGGGCGAGTTCGCCACGATCCAGGCGGGCATCGACGCCTGCGCCGAGGGGGACACGGTGCTGGTCGCGCCGGGGACGTACACGGGGGTGGGGAACCGTGACCTCAGCTTCCACGGGGTGAACCTGGTGCTGACGTCGGAGGCGGGGGTGGAGGCGACGGTGATCGATGCCGAGGGCGCCGGCCGGGTCATTTACTTCGGGCAGGGGGAAGACGTCCGTAGCGTCGTGGAGGGCTTTACGCTGCTCGATGGAAGCAACCCGTTCGGTGGGTGCGTCGCCTGCGAGGGAAGCTCGCCGACTCTCCGCAAGCTCGTCATCGAGGGCGGCTTCAGCTCAGGGTACTACGGCGGATCCGGCGGAGGCGTTGGCCTCGACGGCAGCCAGGCAGTCCTCGAAGACCTCTTGGTCCGGGGCAATCAGGCGGGCCACTGTACCGCATGGATCGGAACAGGGGGAGGACTGGCCGCCTATGACTCCGCTCCCACTCTTAGGCGCGTCCGGTTCGAGCAAAACCTGGCGATGGCTAGCGATCAGACTGGAGAGTGCTGCCCCGCGCCGTACGGAGGCGGTGCCTACTTCACCCGTAGCACGCCGGCGATGGAGGATGTCGTCTTCCACGACAACCATGCGGAGGCGTGCTACGCGGCAGAGCCCATGGGTGGGGGCATGTTCATCCGCGGCAGCGCGAGCATTCGCGGAGCCACCTTCGTGGGCAATACCTGCTCGCTCGGCTTCGGGTCGGCGATCTACTGCACAGAGGGCGAAGTCGAGCTCGAACGGGCAATCATCGCCTTCAACGACGTTGGCGCCTACTCCCCGCACGAAGCAGTGTGGGGTACGGTTTCAACCGTCTGCTGCCTCGCCTACGGAAACGTCCCCTGGGACTGGATTGGTGGCCTCCTTGGGCAGGGGGATCTCCCTGGCAATCTCTCCGAGAACCCGATGTTCTGCGATCTCGCCGGAGGGGATCTGCGACTGGGTCCGGCGTCGCCCTGCCTACCGATCAACAACGACTGCGGCGTGCTGATCGGTGCCTTTGGTGCGGGCTGCGAGAACACGCCCGTTCTTCTCGCCAGCTTCACGGCGGCTCCCGCCGCCGGCGCGGTAGACCTGACGTGGCAGGCTAGCCTCGGCGAGTTCCGTCTCACCGCGGCCGCCGGCGAAGCCACCTGGGACGTCCCCTGGGCCGCCACCGCCGAGGCCGTCTACGCCGCCCGGGACGTCTCGCCACAACTCGCCCCCGGGGGCGGGTTCGTCTACACGCTGGAGGGCCGCGAGCCCGGCGAGACCTGGCAGCTGCTGCGGGCCCTCACCGTGACCGTGCCGCCGGCCTTTGCCACACGCCTGTTCGAGCCGCACCCGAATCCCTTCAACCCGAAGGTCACTGTGCCGTTCTCGTTGGCCGCGCCGGGGCGCGTGCGCGTGGAGATCTTCGACTTGGCTGGCAGGCGCGTCGCGACGCTGGCCGATCGAACCTTCACCGCCGGTGCCCACGACCTGAGCTGGGACGGCGGCGATCAGGCGAGCGGGGTCTACCTGCTGCGCTTCACGTCGGCGGGACACACCGAATCCAAGCGTCTCGTACTGCTGCGATGA